Proteins from one Juglans microcarpa x Juglans regia isolate MS1-56 chromosome 1S, Jm3101_v1.0, whole genome shotgun sequence genomic window:
- the LOC121247310 gene encoding uncharacterized protein LOC121247310: MCAKLHNHSHLLRLVISCRKLTAQVTHPSTDSIIAMASSSEQELLPQYRAWLNRFPRQNHRFWDSKVAARIGYKLALGLREIGVSTVTVDLHEELSRPVFLRRMVLPLFDSVQRAGVEVDGADELT, translated from the coding sequence ATGTGCGCCAAACTTCATAACCACAGCCACCTGCTCCGGCTTGTAATCTCTTGCCGGAAACTGACGGCCCAGGTGACTCACCCAAGCACCGATTCCATCATCGCCATGGCCTCCTCTTCCGAGCAAGAGCTCCTCCCGCAATACCGCGCCTGGCTCAACCGCTTCCCACGCCAGAACCATCGCTTCTGGGACTCCAAGGTCGCCGCCCGCATCGGCTACAAGCTAGCCCTCGGCCTCCGTGAGATCGGCGTATCCACCGTCACCGTCGATCTCCACGAAGAGCTCTCCCGCCCTGTCTTCCTCCGCAGGATGGTGCTCCCGCTGTTCGATTCAGTGCAGCGCGCCGGCGTCGAGGTCGATGGAGCCGACGAGTTGACCTAG